A region from the Thermodesulfobacteriota bacterium genome encodes:
- the flhB gene encoding flagellar biosynthesis protein FlhB, producing the protein MAEESFQEKTEKATPRRREEARKKGQVVRSREVSAVLVMLTGFVTLYACHTYVYHSIRGMMIYFLRQAADVEINRATIGALGFTAVQYLGLIAGPILLAVFLMAFLANYLQVGFIFSTENLQPKLSKINPWSGLKRIFSMQAVMELFKSLAKIAIVGYMAYRTVKGEISRVLPLMDAEIEQILGYVSMVSFKIFLNTCLVMMLLAALDYAFQRWEFEKKIRMTKQEIKEEFKQTEGDPMIKSRIKSMQREIARRRMMAAVPKADVVITNPTHLAVALQYRVGESDAPEVVAKGAGLIAEKIKEIAMENNVPLVEDKPLAQILYKTVEIGQMIPPNLYQAVAETLAYVYRLKNKAFAAR; encoded by the coding sequence ATGGCCGAGGAATCCTTCCAGGAAAAAACTGAAAAGGCAACCCCGCGGCGCAGGGAAGAGGCCCGCAAGAAAGGACAGGTGGTCCGCAGCCGTGAGGTCTCCGCGGTTCTGGTTATGTTGACGGGTTTTGTTACCCTGTATGCGTGCCACACTTATGTTTACCACTCTATCCGGGGGATGATGATTTATTTTCTGAGGCAGGCCGCTGATGTAGAGATTAACCGGGCAACCATAGGCGCGCTCGGATTCACCGCCGTTCAATATCTGGGCCTGATCGCGGGGCCGATCCTTCTGGCCGTGTTCCTGATGGCCTTTCTGGCCAACTATCTGCAGGTCGGATTCATTTTTAGCACAGAAAATCTGCAGCCAAAGTTATCCAAAATCAACCCCTGGAGCGGACTTAAGCGCATCTTTTCCATGCAGGCGGTAATGGAGCTTTTCAAGTCCCTGGCCAAGATAGCTATTGTGGGATACATGGCGTATCGTACGGTCAAGGGAGAAATATCGCGGGTCCTCCCTCTGATGGATGCCGAGATCGAGCAGATTCTCGGTTACGTAAGCATGGTTTCTTTCAAGATTTTTTTGAACACCTGTCTGGTGATGATGCTGCTAGCGGCTTTGGACTACGCCTTTCAGCGCTGGGAATTTGAAAAAAAGATCAGGATGACCAAGCAGGAGATCAAGGAGGAGTTCAAGCAGACCGAAGGCGATCCTATGATTAAGTCACGGATCAAGAGTATGCAAAGGGAAATAGCCAGGCGCCGGATGATGGCCGCTGTGCCCAAAGCGGACGTAGTTATAACCAACCCCACCCATCTGGCCGTAGCGCTACAGTATCGGGTAGGAGAGTCGGATGCGCCGGAAGTGGTAGCCAAGGGCGCCGGGCTGATTGCAGAAAAAATCAAAGAGATTGCCATGGAAAATAATGTGCCGCTGGTTGAGGACAAACCGCTGGCCCAGATTCTGTATAAGACAGTGGAGATCGGCCAGATGATCCCGCCTAATTTGTATCAGGCGGTAGCAGAGACACTGGCCTATGTATATCGGCTGAAAAATAAGGCATTTGCCGCCAGATAA
- the fliR gene encoding flagellar biosynthetic protein FliR, giving the protein MVDGFLLDWTLQQFQVFILILVRVAAIIFMMPVIGAKGVPGLAKAGLCLIVSLVLLPVVQVDPKVFPDDAFSMALLLVKEIFVGFTLGLLLKLVFAGIQLAGQMVGFQMGFGVAHVMDPQMGQESPVLAELGYLVSLLIFLAVDGHHIFFQTLMYSFSILQPGEMNLTAGVYNRILLSSGGMFVIAVKVMAPVMAILLFTQAALGILAKAVPQMNLLIVSFPLTIGIGLFFFGLSMQVMGPFFIRTIHEAGNLLPVLIRGFKG; this is encoded by the coding sequence ATGGTAGATGGCTTCCTGCTCGATTGGACGTTGCAACAATTTCAGGTGTTTATTTTGATTCTGGTACGTGTGGCGGCTATTATATTTATGATGCCTGTTATCGGGGCCAAGGGCGTGCCCGGGCTGGCGAAGGCCGGACTCTGTCTGATCGTTAGTCTTGTTCTACTCCCTGTGGTCCAGGTTGACCCCAAAGTTTTTCCTGACGATGCCTTTTCCATGGCGTTGCTTTTGGTCAAGGAGATATTTGTGGGATTTACCCTCGGCCTTCTCCTTAAGCTGGTCTTTGCCGGGATCCAACTGGCCGGACAGATGGTCGGCTTCCAGATGGGTTTTGGCGTGGCCCATGTTATGGATCCGCAGATGGGACAAGAATCTCCTGTTTTGGCCGAGTTGGGATACCTGGTGAGTTTATTGATATTTTTGGCCGTGGATGGGCATCATATTTTCTTTCAAACCCTGATGTACAGCTTCAGTATCCTCCAGCCCGGTGAAATGAATCTTACGGCGGGGGTTTATAACCGGATATTGCTGAGCAGCGGGGGGATGTTCGTTATAGCGGTCAAGGTGATGGCGCCGGTTATGGCTATCCTCCTCTTTACGCAGGCAGCCCTGGGTATCCTGGCCAAGGCCGTCCCGCAGATGAACTTACTGATCGTCAGCTTTCCTCTTACTATCGGGATAGGCCTTTTTTTCTTTGGCCTGTCCATGCAGGTTATGGGGCCGTTTTTTATCCGGACTATACATGAAGCAGGAAATCTTTTGCCGGTATTAATACGGGGGTTTAAAGGCTAA
- the fliQ gene encoding flagellar biosynthesis protein FliQ, translating into MTPEFAIGIAKDAIEVTLLISLPILGIGMIVGLAVSIFQAVTQIQEMTLSFVPKIVAVMVALLAFFPWIMNKLTVFTENLIINIPQYIR; encoded by the coding sequence ATGACTCCGGAATTTGCCATAGGTATAGCCAAGGATGCCATTGAGGTCACCCTACTTATTTCCCTGCCCATCCTGGGTATCGGGATGATCGTGGGCCTGGCGGTCAGCATCTTCCAGGCCGTTACTCAAATCCAGGAGATGACGCTCTCCTTCGTCCCCAAGATAGTGGCGGTCATGGTGGCGCTGCTGGCCTTCTTCCCGTGGATTATGAATAAACTGACCGTTTTTACGGAAAATTTAATTATCAATATTCCACAATATATCAGGTAA